Proteins from a genomic interval of Vreelandella profundi:
- a CDS encoding FadR/GntR family transcriptional regulator, which yields MTSSLSKPLTRPSIAEYLAEEIFGGNYHPGDFVPRELDLCERFAINRSAVRSDLRQLVDAGIIERISGHGSKVREYSEWHILDAQVTDWLTRYAAPNPDIQREILAFRLDVEPYVAMTAAKRATARDLVAIEEAFEGLGQNLRNATCEEERRLHSECDIAFHEAIFKATHNIVWAQLSHILRPSIYLLVSMSNQSASDPEDSLERHRQLMESIRLRRPRDAFLAAQAVLAGTAEALGLEHSASSLGRSVELPHTAH from the coding sequence GTGACGTCATCTCTTAGCAAGCCACTGACTCGCCCTAGTATCGCTGAATACCTCGCCGAAGAGATATTTGGCGGCAACTATCATCCTGGCGACTTTGTGCCGCGTGAACTCGATTTATGCGAACGTTTTGCTATCAACCGCTCGGCGGTGCGTAGCGACCTGCGGCAACTGGTGGATGCGGGGATTATTGAGCGTATTTCTGGCCATGGCTCCAAAGTGCGAGAGTATTCAGAGTGGCATATTCTTGATGCCCAGGTAACGGACTGGTTAACCCGCTACGCGGCGCCCAATCCTGATATTCAGCGTGAGATTCTCGCCTTCCGCCTTGATGTAGAGCCTTACGTTGCCATGACGGCCGCCAAGCGTGCCACCGCGCGCGACCTTGTTGCTATTGAAGAAGCCTTTGAGGGGCTTGGGCAGAATTTGCGCAATGCAACCTGCGAAGAAGAACGGCGGCTGCACAGCGAGTGCGATATCGCGTTTCATGAGGCTATCTTCAAGGCCACGCACAATATCGTCTGGGCACAGCTGTCGCACATTTTACGGCCCTCCATCTATCTGCTGGTGTCGATGTCTAACCAAAGCGCCTCTGATCCTGAGGACAGTCTTGAACGTCATCGCCAGTTGATGGAAAGTATTCGTCTACGCCGTCCGCGGGACGCTTTTCTAGCCGCGCAGGCCGTATTGGCAGGCACCGCAGAGGCGCTTGGGCTTGAGCACAGCGCGAGTTCACTAGGGCGTAGCGTCGAACTTCCGCATACTGCCCACTAA
- a CDS encoding TRAP transporter large permease translates to MLWIFLGILFASLALGLPIAFGLGIAAVIMALLSDIPLSIMIEQSIRGVNSFPLLAIPFFILVGEVMSNGGIARRLMDLAGALVGFVRGGLGQVAITGSMFFGGISGSAVADTAATGAMMIPSMTKQGYTAPQATAINTVSSVIGIIIPPSIPLILFGIVTETSISRLFIAGIVPGILIAAGLMTTTFIMATIGHAGQTRKFRLDVLWEAFKAAWLALVLPVIVIGGIIGGVFTATEAAVAALLYSLFISLIVYREFKITELWGMLIRTARLTGMVLLLLAFATVIAWFLTINMVPQTLVTQVQAITQDPFLLLLIVAGLLLLVGFVMDLTPAMVIMAPMLTPIVTSVGVDPVYFGVLMAFILGIGLLTPPVGTCLYVGCGVGKVSMEQLVKAMLPYYAALLVVLVILIAFPGIVTWLPDLTAVRGN, encoded by the coding sequence ATGCTATGGATCTTTTTAGGCATTCTTTTTGCCTCACTAGCCCTGGGCTTGCCCATCGCCTTTGGCCTAGGCATTGCCGCCGTCATTATGGCGCTGCTTTCTGACATTCCGCTCTCGATCATGATTGAGCAGTCGATCCGCGGCGTTAACAGTTTTCCGCTGCTGGCGATTCCATTCTTTATTCTCGTTGGTGAAGTAATGAGCAACGGCGGTATCGCCCGCCGCTTGATGGATCTAGCAGGCGCCCTGGTCGGTTTTGTGCGCGGCGGTTTAGGCCAGGTCGCTATTACCGGTTCCATGTTCTTCGGCGGCATTAGCGGTTCAGCCGTGGCAGACACGGCAGCCACCGGCGCGATGATGATTCCCTCGATGACCAAACAGGGCTATACCGCGCCTCAAGCAACGGCAATCAATACCGTTTCATCGGTTATCGGCATTATCATTCCGCCCTCTATCCCGCTGATTCTGTTTGGTATTGTTACCGAGACGTCAATTAGCCGCCTGTTTATTGCAGGCATTGTGCCCGGCATATTGATTGCCGCCGGCCTGATGACGACAACCTTCATCATGGCGACCATTGGCCATGCCGGCCAAACCCGTAAGTTCCGCCTTGATGTGCTCTGGGAAGCTTTTAAAGCAGCATGGCTGGCGCTGGTGCTACCCGTGATCGTGATTGGCGGCATTATCGGCGGCGTATTCACCGCCACCGAAGCGGCCGTTGCGGCGCTGCTTTACTCACTGTTTATCTCGCTGATCGTGTATCGCGAATTCAAGATAACGGAACTGTGGGGAATGCTCATCCGTACGGCCCGCTTGACCGGTATGGTGCTGCTGCTGCTGGCGTTTGCCACCGTTATTGCCTGGTTTTTAACCATTAATATGGTGCCGCAAACGCTGGTTACGCAGGTACAGGCGATCACACAAGATCCTTTCCTACTGCTACTGATCGTAGCGGGCCTACTGCTGCTGGTGGGATTTGTAATGGATCTAACCCCGGCGATGGTCATCATGGCGCCCATGCTAACGCCCATCGTTACCTCGGTTGGCGTTGATCCGGTTTACTTTGGCGTGCTCATGGCCTTTATTCTCGGCATTGGTCTTTTGACACCGCCGGTGGGCACTTGCCTTTACGTTGGCTGTGGCGTCGGTAAAGTCTCCATGGAACAGCTGGTCAAAGCGATGCTGCCCTACTATGCCGCGCTGCTCGTGGTACTGGTGATCCTGATCGCCTTCCCTGGCATCGTAACGTGGCTGCCGGACCTGACGGCCGTGCGCGGTAACTAA
- a CDS encoding TRAP transporter substrate-binding protein: MQHFWKRTLLMTGATLLSSSIAYAQTPELSDPPEIEGAVVGDHGKVTIRMGLGLAETSPQYISSQYFADILDQRSEGRISVNLFPNSQLGDDVQMMEMLQTGTLDMTYPSTSPATGYVEELAVFDLPFLLPTREAAVQAMRSDAAQEMLDAFDGTGIKALAFAENGFRQLSNSAREVSSPEDVAGLDVRGLSVRTMENPVHLAIWQALGANPTPMAFGELFSAMEQGVVDGQENPWSTILTSNFYEVQDYGSETRHVYTPFIKMISQRTWDRLDPEYQELVQEAALQAADYEILLSSEYDDWARDQLEERGMQITRLDDEQIAAFQEAVQPVYAEWAPRIGEDLVAEFQRLAESSMTESSTEK; the protein is encoded by the coding sequence ATGCAACATTTCTGGAAGCGCACCCTGTTAATGACCGGTGCCACCCTGCTCAGCTCAAGTATCGCTTACGCCCAAACGCCTGAGCTGTCCGATCCGCCTGAAATTGAAGGCGCGGTGGTGGGTGACCACGGCAAGGTGACGATACGCATGGGACTAGGGCTGGCAGAAACCTCGCCTCAGTACATCTCAAGCCAGTACTTCGCGGATATCCTTGACCAGCGCAGTGAAGGGCGCATCAGCGTTAACCTGTTCCCTAACAGCCAGCTCGGCGATGACGTGCAGATGATGGAAATGCTGCAAACCGGCACGCTGGACATGACCTATCCGTCGACCTCCCCGGCGACCGGCTACGTAGAAGAACTGGCCGTGTTCGACCTGCCGTTCTTGCTCCCGACGCGCGAAGCGGCCGTTCAAGCCATGCGCAGCGATGCTGCCCAAGAGATGCTCGATGCGTTTGATGGCACCGGCATTAAAGCCCTGGCCTTCGCTGAAAACGGCTTCCGCCAGCTCTCTAACAGCGCGCGAGAAGTCTCCTCACCTGAGGACGTCGCAGGCTTAGACGTGCGCGGCCTGTCGGTGCGCACCATGGAAAATCCGGTGCACCTGGCTATTTGGCAAGCGCTGGGCGCCAACCCTACTCCCATGGCTTTCGGTGAGCTTTTCTCCGCGATGGAACAGGGCGTCGTTGACGGCCAGGAAAACCCATGGAGCACCATTCTGACCTCCAACTTCTATGAAGTGCAGGACTACGGCTCCGAAACTCGGCACGTTTACACGCCGTTCATCAAGATGATCTCTCAGCGTACTTGGGATCGGCTCGACCCTGAGTATCAAGAGCTAGTACAGGAAGCCGCGCTACAGGCAGCCGATTATGAAATTCTGCTTTCTAGCGAATACGACGACTGGGCGCGCGATCAGCTTGAAGAGCGCGGCATGCAAATCACGCGCTTGGATGACGAGCAGATTGCTGCTTTCCAAGAAGCCGTGCAGCCGGTTTACGCCGAATGGGCACCGCGCATTGGCGAAGATTTAGTGGCTGAGTTCCAGCGTCTTGCTGAATCTTCTATGACCGAATCGTCTACAGAAAAGTAA
- a CDS encoding aldehyde dehydrogenase (NADP(+)), producing the protein MTLQGTLLIGQQAVTGTQDEIHAINPATGDVLQPGYHGGSRSDVEQACKLADAAFDQYRETSLETRAHFLETIADEIEAIGTDLTERGVAESGLPQARLEGERGRTCGQLRLFASVVRAGEWLDVRHDPALPDRQPMPRADLRQRHIPLGPVAVFGASNFPLAFSVAGGDTASALAAGCPVVVKGHSAHPGTSELVGRAIQRAVAKCELPEGVFSLLFGSGKEIGQALVADPRIKAVGFTGSRSGGTALMATAQARPEPIPVYAEMSSINPVFLMPEALKARGTAIAESFVASLNMGAGQFCTNPGLVVGLKGADLDTFVATAGDAVKASGAQTMLTPGIHEAYRSGVNELSGNASVTEVARGQTNDGPHSCQTALFTASAHDFLTQEALQSEIFGSASLVIECRDSDEMQRVAEQLEGQLTATLQLDDGDLDAAKRLMPTLERRVGRIMANGWPTGVEVGHAMVHGGPYPATSDSRTTSVGSAAIYRFLRPVCYQDLPAGLLPEALRDSNPFNVSRLVDGKRES; encoded by the coding sequence ATGACACTGCAAGGCACACTGCTTATCGGTCAACAGGCCGTGACAGGCACACAGGATGAAATCCACGCTATCAATCCCGCTACCGGTGACGTGCTACAGCCAGGCTATCATGGCGGCAGCCGTTCCGACGTGGAACAGGCCTGCAAACTTGCTGATGCGGCGTTTGATCAGTATCGCGAGACGTCGCTCGAGACACGCGCACACTTCTTAGAAACCATTGCTGATGAAATTGAGGCTATTGGCACCGACTTAACTGAGCGCGGTGTCGCCGAGTCGGGCCTTCCTCAGGCCCGTCTTGAAGGCGAACGTGGCCGTACCTGTGGCCAGCTACGGCTTTTCGCTTCTGTGGTACGCGCGGGAGAATGGCTGGACGTACGCCATGACCCTGCACTGCCAGATCGCCAGCCGATGCCCCGCGCAGACCTGCGCCAGCGTCACATTCCGCTGGGCCCAGTGGCTGTTTTTGGCGCCAGCAACTTCCCCCTCGCGTTTAGCGTCGCAGGTGGCGATACCGCGTCTGCGCTAGCTGCAGGCTGCCCAGTGGTTGTTAAAGGCCATTCGGCCCACCCTGGCACGTCCGAATTAGTGGGTCGCGCCATTCAGCGAGCGGTTGCTAAGTGCGAGCTGCCGGAAGGCGTCTTTTCGCTGCTGTTCGGTTCAGGCAAAGAGATTGGCCAGGCGCTAGTAGCCGACCCGCGCATCAAGGCCGTCGGCTTCACCGGTTCACGCAGCGGCGGCACTGCATTAATGGCCACCGCACAAGCACGCCCCGAGCCGATTCCTGTTTATGCTGAAATGAGCAGCATCAATCCCGTCTTCCTAATGCCCGAGGCGTTGAAAGCTCGCGGCACTGCGATTGCAGAGAGTTTTGTGGCATCGCTAAACATGGGGGCAGGCCAGTTCTGTACTAACCCTGGACTAGTCGTTGGCCTGAAAGGCGCTGATCTTGATACCTTCGTAGCAACAGCGGGTGACGCGGTGAAAGCCAGCGGTGCCCAAACTATGCTGACACCCGGCATTCATGAGGCTTATCGAAGCGGCGTCAATGAGCTTTCGGGCAACGCTAGCGTTACAGAAGTCGCGCGTGGACAAACCAACGATGGCCCGCATAGCTGCCAAACTGCTTTATTTACCGCTAGCGCCCACGATTTCTTAACTCAAGAAGCGCTGCAAAGCGAAATCTTCGGGTCTGCATCGCTGGTGATTGAGTGCCGTGACAGCGATGAGATGCAGCGCGTGGCCGAGCAATTGGAAGGCCAATTGACCGCGACACTGCAGTTAGACGATGGCGACCTAGACGCTGCTAAACGCCTAATGCCCACACTGGAACGTCGCGTGGGCCGTATTATGGCCAATGGCTGGCCGACCGGTGTGGAAGTGGGTCATGCGATGGTACATGGCGGCCCCTACCCGGCCACGTCTGATAGCCGGACGACATCCGTGGGCAGTGCTGCGATTTATCGCTTCCTGCGCCCCGTCTGCTACCAAGACTTGCCAGCAGGCCTGCTGCCCGAAGCGCTGCGCGATAGCAATCCTTTTAACGTTTCCCGCTTAGTCGACGGCAAGCGTGAAAGCTAA
- a CDS encoding DMT family transporter: protein MSRFTNLSHRQQGLLLTGGGAIIMAPDALLIKVADLPDAEILMWRGFLSALGFLLIALMRYGRGTLAAYRRCGWTGIAVALLFSLTSCGFVLGNQYTKAGNVLMILASAPLIAAVLSWIILKERLPRRTWLAISLCMVGIAMIALDDVGAGSWVGNAFALMAASTLAINFTLCRTRPGVDMSPMLVFNGIIVGSVAGLFWLVGGDTTLPTVNQLSVVVLLCLIIVPCGVTLLQRGPLYLPSAEVGLLLLLEVVLGTLLAWWILKEQPAPVALLGGGLVLGTLLAKGLYERRLELRQRAALQLDSPITTDRSSTL from the coding sequence ATGAGCCGGTTTACTAACTTGTCGCATCGCCAGCAAGGGCTGCTGTTGACCGGTGGTGGCGCGATCATCATGGCGCCCGATGCTTTGCTGATTAAGGTGGCTGATCTTCCCGATGCAGAGATCCTAATGTGGCGTGGCTTTCTGTCGGCGCTGGGTTTTCTGCTTATCGCGTTAATGCGCTACGGCCGCGGCACGCTGGCGGCCTACAGGCGCTGCGGCTGGACCGGCATTGCCGTGGCGTTATTGTTTAGTCTGACGAGCTGTGGTTTCGTGCTGGGCAATCAGTATACCAAAGCGGGTAACGTACTGATGATATTGGCCAGCGCGCCGTTAATCGCCGCCGTTCTCTCCTGGATCATTCTCAAAGAGCGTTTGCCTAGGCGGACGTGGCTGGCCATTTCGCTGTGTATGGTTGGTATTGCCATGATCGCGCTTGATGACGTGGGAGCGGGTTCCTGGGTGGGCAACGCGTTTGCCTTAATGGCGGCGTCGACGCTGGCGATTAACTTTACCCTGTGCCGTACGCGCCCGGGGGTCGACATGAGCCCGATGCTGGTCTTTAACGGTATTATTGTCGGCAGCGTTGCGGGCCTTTTTTGGCTGGTGGGCGGTGATACAACGCTACCTACGGTCAACCAGCTCTCGGTGGTGGTGCTGCTTTGCCTGATCATTGTGCCCTGCGGTGTAACGCTACTTCAGCGCGGGCCGCTGTATCTGCCTTCGGCCGAAGTGGGCCTGCTGCTGTTGCTGGAAGTGGTGCTGGGCACGCTGTTAGCCTGGTGGATTCTGAAAGAACAGCCCGCACCCGTGGCGCTATTGGGAGGAGGCTTGGTGCTCGGCACTTTACTGGCCAAGGGGCTTTACGAAAGGCGATTAGAGCTTAGGCAGCGAGCGGCGTTGCAGCTGGATTCGCCCATAACGACAGACCGGTCAAGTACGCTATGA
- a CDS encoding IlvD/Edd family dehydratase gives MASSHRITSEQLRSRYWFDNPDHPGTTALCVERYLNYGITLDELTSGKPIIGISQSGSDLTPCNRHHIDLVKRVKDGIRAAGGVPFEFPMHPIHENVRRPTAALDRNLAYLGLVEILHGYPLDGVVLTTGCDKTTPAALMAAATVNIPAIVLSGGPMLNGWRGAERVGSGTIIWELRKRLAAGDIDYAEFLSRASDSAPSIGHCNTMGTASTMNSMAEVLGMSLPGSAVIPAPYKERAMVSYDTGKRIVDMVWEDVRPLDILTREAFENAIVACSALGGSSNAPVHINAIARHAGIELDNDDWQRLGHEIPLLANVMPAGAFLCEEFYRAGGVPAVLHELNVAGKLHGGALTVNGRSIGENLEGRETQDLNVICRYADPLVDHAGFLNLKGNLFDSALMKTSVISRDFRERFLNDPNDPEAFEGKVAVFDGSEDYHARIDDPALGIDARTILVMRGAGPVGHPGGAEVVNMQPPEALIKQGIESLPCLGDGRQSGTSGSPSILNASPEAATGGGLALLESGDRLRVDLKRGQVQLLIEPAELDARRERLAQQGGYRYPGHQTPWQEIQRSMIEPLDRGMTLESATKYRDVARLHPPRDNH, from the coding sequence ATGGCCAGTTCTCATCGTATTACGTCTGAACAGTTGCGTTCACGCTACTGGTTTGATAATCCGGATCATCCGGGCACCACCGCGCTCTGTGTTGAACGCTATCTTAATTACGGCATCACGCTGGATGAGTTAACCAGCGGTAAGCCGATTATTGGGATCAGCCAGTCGGGCTCTGATTTAACCCCCTGCAATCGTCATCACATTGACTTGGTTAAGCGCGTTAAAGACGGTATTCGTGCGGCAGGCGGGGTGCCCTTTGAATTCCCCATGCACCCCATTCACGAAAACGTACGCAGGCCCACGGCCGCGCTAGACCGCAACCTTGCCTATCTGGGATTAGTAGAGATTCTGCACGGGTACCCGTTAGACGGCGTGGTATTGACTACCGGCTGCGATAAAACCACCCCTGCGGCGCTCATGGCGGCCGCGACGGTGAATATCCCTGCGATTGTGCTTTCCGGTGGGCCAATGCTTAACGGTTGGCGCGGGGCTGAGCGGGTGGGCTCGGGAACGATTATTTGGGAGCTGCGCAAACGCCTGGCGGCCGGCGATATCGACTACGCGGAATTTCTTTCTCGCGCCAGTGATTCAGCGCCTTCGATTGGTCACTGCAATACGATGGGCACCGCCTCCACCATGAACTCCATGGCTGAGGTGCTGGGCATGAGCCTGCCCGGCTCGGCGGTAATCCCCGCGCCGTATAAAGAGCGCGCGATGGTGTCCTACGACACCGGTAAGCGCATTGTCGATATGGTCTGGGAGGACGTGCGCCCGCTGGATATCCTCACCCGCGAAGCGTTCGAAAACGCCATCGTTGCCTGTTCTGCTCTGGGCGGCTCGTCCAACGCGCCGGTGCACATTAACGCTATTGCCCGCCATGCCGGTATTGAGCTAGATAATGACGACTGGCAGCGCTTGGGGCATGAAATTCCGCTGCTGGCGAACGTCATGCCCGCCGGTGCTTTTCTCTGCGAAGAATTTTATCGCGCAGGCGGGGTACCCGCCGTTCTGCACGAGCTTAATGTGGCCGGCAAGCTGCACGGCGGGGCGCTGACAGTTAATGGCCGCTCTATTGGTGAGAATCTTGAAGGTCGAGAAACGCAGGATCTTAACGTGATCTGCCGCTACGCCGACCCGCTGGTCGACCATGCCGGCTTCCTTAACCTTAAGGGCAATCTGTTTGACTCGGCGCTGATGAAAACCAGCGTGATCTCCCGTGACTTTCGCGAGCGTTTCCTAAACGACCCCAACGATCCTGAAGCCTTTGAAGGGAAAGTGGCGGTGTTTGATGGCTCTGAGGATTATCACGCCCGCATTGATGACCCTGCATTAGGTATCGACGCCCGTACTATCCTGGTCATGCGCGGCGCAGGGCCGGTGGGCCATCCTGGCGGTGCCGAAGTGGTGAACATGCAGCCACCGGAAGCGTTAATCAAACAAGGTATCGAATCACTGCCGTGTTTGGGCGATGGGCGCCAGTCAGGCACGTCGGGTTCGCCCTCAATCCTGAATGCATCGCCAGAAGCCGCGACCGGCGGTGGTTTAGCGCTACTTGAAAGTGGCGACAGGCTGCGAGTAGATCTAAAGCGTGGCCAGGTGCAGCTGCTGATTGAGCCCGCTGAGCTGGACGCACGCCGCGAGCGTTTAGCCCAGCAGGGCGGTTACCGCTATCCGGGCCATCAAACGCCTTGGCAGGAGATTCAGCGCAGCATGATTGAGCCGCTTGACCGTGGAATGACGTTGGAATCCGCGACCAAGTACCGCGACGTTGCTCGTCTGCATCCACCTAGAGACAATCATTAA
- the nanR gene encoding transcriptional regulator NanR produces MSRYRIERKTLSEQVAEQLEAEILEGRLSENDQLPSERELMEQFGVGRPAVREALFHLQQLGLIAINSGTRARVIRPTADAVMARLSGVTRQLLSKPDGQQYFQEARATFEISLARYAARHASDEDLIRLRDALQANRDAIGDEARFKRSDNDFHGVLASIGRNPIFDAIHVALSEWLDDRRAQVLQQKDEDKAATAAHTEIIDAIESRDPDTAEAAMRRHLDRHYGTYMQLKKRLSDTP; encoded by the coding sequence ATGAGCAGATACCGGATTGAGCGCAAAACGCTTTCCGAACAGGTCGCTGAACAGCTTGAGGCGGAGATTCTTGAGGGGCGGCTAAGTGAGAATGATCAGTTGCCCTCAGAAAGAGAGCTGATGGAGCAGTTCGGCGTTGGTAGGCCCGCGGTGCGCGAAGCGTTGTTTCATTTGCAGCAGCTGGGATTGATTGCGATCAATAGCGGCACGCGTGCCAGGGTGATTCGTCCTACGGCTGATGCGGTGATGGCGAGGCTTTCGGGGGTGACACGGCAGCTTCTTTCAAAGCCGGATGGCCAGCAATACTTTCAGGAAGCTCGGGCTACGTTTGAAATATCGCTCGCCCGCTACGCCGCTCGTCACGCCAGCGATGAGGATCTGATACGGCTGCGCGATGCCTTACAAGCCAATCGTGATGCTATTGGTGACGAAGCACGCTTCAAACGCTCTGATAACGACTTTCATGGTGTGTTAGCGAGTATTGGCCGCAATCCTATTTTTGATGCTATCCATGTGGCGCTGTCCGAATGGCTAGATGATCGGCGTGCCCAAGTATTGCAGCAAAAAGATGAAGATAAGGCCGCGACCGCAGCGCACACTGAAATCATTGATGCCATTGAGTCTCGCGACCCTGATACGGCCGAGGCAGCCATGCGGCGCCACCTCGACCGTCATTACGGCACGTACATGCAGCTTAAAAAGCGCCTGTCTGATACCCCTTAG
- a CDS encoding Gfo/Idh/MocA family protein translates to MSGISPYTSSDINLGLVGVGKIARDQHLPAIAATPNCHLVAVADPHAALDDVPSYATLDAMLDAHPEISAVAICTPTHLRYSQARAALLRGKHVLLEKPPGATLSEVEHLITFAGEQGVSLFAAWHSRFAPGVAQAKQWLAERQVQRVAIEWKEDVRVWHPGQAWIWQPGGMGVFDPGINALSIATEILPQPFFLRQAQLLVPSNAQTPIAAELAFTDPHGAVIEAAFDFRQTGPQIWDMHIDSDGSRLSLTQGGCRLEIDDELIIEAEEREYPGLYTHFVDLVANGRSEVDVAPLRQVADAFLYGHRETTDAFIE, encoded by the coding sequence ATGTCTGGTATCAGTCCTTACACCAGCTCTGACATTAACCTCGGCCTAGTGGGCGTGGGTAAAATTGCCCGTGATCAGCATTTGCCTGCGATTGCCGCGACGCCTAACTGTCATCTCGTGGCCGTGGCTGACCCTCATGCAGCGCTGGATGATGTACCGTCCTATGCGACCCTGGATGCCATGCTGGACGCGCATCCTGAGATTTCTGCCGTGGCAATCTGCACGCCGACCCATCTGCGCTACTCCCAGGCGCGTGCGGCGCTGCTGCGCGGTAAACACGTGCTGCTTGAGAAACCGCCAGGGGCGACGCTAAGCGAAGTGGAGCACTTGATTACATTCGCTGGCGAACAGGGCGTAAGCCTCTTTGCGGCCTGGCACTCGCGGTTTGCACCCGGGGTTGCGCAGGCGAAACAGTGGCTGGCAGAGCGCCAGGTGCAACGCGTTGCGATCGAATGGAAAGAGGATGTGCGGGTATGGCATCCGGGCCAAGCCTGGATCTGGCAGCCGGGTGGGATGGGCGTGTTTGACCCCGGTATTAACGCGCTTTCAATAGCCACCGAGATATTGCCCCAGCCGTTTTTCTTGCGCCAAGCGCAGCTGTTAGTGCCCAGTAACGCTCAAACCCCGATTGCTGCAGAGTTAGCCTTCACCGACCCGCATGGTGCGGTAATTGAGGCGGCGTTCGACTTTCGCCAAACCGGCCCGCAAATCTGGGATATGCATATCGACAGCGACGGTAGCCGCTTGAGTCTCACTCAGGGCGGTTGCCGCCTCGAGATTGATGATGAGCTGATCATAGAAGCCGAGGAGCGTGAGTACCCCGGGCTTTATACGCACTTTGTAGATCTTGTGGCCAACGGGCGCAGCGAGGTGGATGTAGCCCCGCTGCGCCAGGTCGCCGATGCTTTTTTATACGGCCATCGCGAGACGACCGACGCATTTATTGAGTGA
- a CDS encoding TRAP transporter small permease — translation MDTPNTPIPDTAAYFDDPQRQPLEIEPEQRRGPAIFRWLTQAMEHVIATLLVALIISVSANVVGRAVFNRSLPWADELARMLFIWLIFIGAAAAFARYEHIAVDILVRKLKPRAAHMLYLFQHLVITALMGVIIWGGCLVIARASSRTAILNVPWNIVNVSLVLCAVFIAAVSIWRAWQSVQQIRSPSVIITPAGDH, via the coding sequence ATGGACACTCCCAACACCCCAATTCCTGATACTGCGGCATATTTTGACGATCCTCAACGCCAACCTTTGGAAATTGAACCCGAGCAGCGCCGAGGCCCGGCGATCTTTCGCTGGCTAACCCAGGCGATGGAACATGTGATTGCCACCTTACTGGTCGCCTTGATCATTTCCGTGTCAGCGAATGTCGTCGGCCGCGCGGTATTCAACCGCTCGCTGCCCTGGGCCGATGAGCTGGCGCGAATGCTGTTTATATGGCTGATTTTCATCGGCGCCGCCGCGGCTTTTGCACGTTATGAACATATTGCGGTTGATATCTTGGTTCGCAAACTAAAACCGCGGGCCGCCCATATGCTGTATTTATTCCAGCACTTGGTTATCACCGCGTTAATGGGCGTCATCATTTGGGGTGGATGCCTGGTGATAGCTCGCGCTTCAAGCCGCACCGCGATTTTGAATGTGCCCTGGAATATCGTTAACGTTTCGCTAGTTCTGTGCGCCGTGTTTATTGCTGCCGTGTCTATCTGGCGCGCCTGGCAGAGCGTGCAACAAATTCGCTCGCCTAGCGTTATCATCACGCCTGCTGGAGATCACTGA